The Virgibacillus sp. MSP4-1 genome has a segment encoding these proteins:
- a CDS encoding type IV pilus twitching motility protein PilT: MSYSLDDLLQKANHEFASDVHLTVGLPPVFRVHGKLKITEEPPYTAQDLAVVTQSMFTDSLKRQFQQDGEVDFSYEVEGVLRCRVNAYKQREGISIAIRLIPGKIPTIEELRLPSIVEKIVTKPQGLILVTGPTGSGKTTTLASMIDFINQHAQKHIITLEDPIEYIHYHKKSIVDQRQIGQDTQNFATGLRASLRQDPDVIFVGEMRDLETISTAITAAETGHLVLGTLHTNSAPSTIERIVDVFPASQQAQIRYQLSSVLKAIISQRLFPLKSGNGRIAATEIMVQNSAVSSLIRNQKIHQLPNIMQTSRDAGMHTLEMNIQSLLKRQLVAYESVQGYLGENRYGSTI; this comes from the coding sequence GTGAGTTACAGCCTCGATGATTTACTGCAAAAGGCAAATCATGAATTTGCATCAGATGTGCATCTGACTGTTGGTCTTCCACCTGTATTTCGTGTACATGGGAAGTTGAAAATTACAGAAGAACCCCCCTATACAGCACAGGATTTAGCGGTCGTTACCCAATCCATGTTTACCGACTCCCTTAAGAGGCAGTTTCAACAGGATGGGGAGGTTGACTTTTCCTATGAAGTAGAGGGTGTGTTGAGGTGCAGAGTGAATGCGTACAAGCAGCGGGAAGGGATTTCCATCGCTATTCGTCTGATACCCGGCAAAATTCCCACTATCGAGGAATTACGTTTACCATCCATTGTAGAAAAGATAGTAACCAAGCCTCAGGGACTCATCCTGGTAACCGGGCCAACAGGCAGTGGGAAAACAACAACATTGGCATCTATGATTGATTTCATTAATCAACATGCACAAAAGCATATCATTACGCTGGAAGATCCTATCGAGTATATTCATTATCATAAAAAATCGATTGTGGATCAGCGGCAAATTGGCCAGGATACACAAAACTTTGCAACAGGATTGCGTGCTTCGCTGCGGCAGGATCCGGATGTCATTTTCGTCGGAGAAATGCGGGATTTAGAAACCATTTCAACTGCAATTACAGCGGCAGAAACCGGTCATTTAGTCCTGGGTACATTACATACAAATAGTGCTCCGAGTACAATTGAACGGATTGTTGATGTTTTTCCGGCATCACAGCAGGCACAGATTCGCTATCAGCTTTCATCTGTGCTGAAGGCGATCATTTCTCAGCGTTTGTTCCCATTAAAATCCGGGAATGGACGAATTGCTGCCACAGAGATTATGGTCCAGAATTCAGCGGTCAGCAGTCTGATCCGCAATCAGAAGATTCATCAGTTGCCCAATATTATGCAGACATCACGAGATGCAGGTATGCACACCTTAGAGATGAACATTCAATCCTTGTTAAAAAGACAGCTTGTCGCTTATGAAAGCGTACAAGGTTATCTAGGGGAGAATCGCTATGGCTCAACAATTTAG